The following coding sequences are from one Myxococcus guangdongensis window:
- a CDS encoding SGNH/GDSL hydrolase family protein yields the protein MSSLLGGMFRIGFVIMACVVWACGEKPSLASPHWLPAFTAPMHPSASATMGDALAGPSFRDQTVCMFVRPTLAGPRLRLVLSNQYGAQLLQVAAVRVGLRVQGVSIDPTTDRQVRFAGAASVSIPPGRTATSEPVELAVDGLRDVAVSLYFLERSGAVSWHLEGTRSTYVSASSNHTAAASFVPALTTRSLYFLAALHVDAAPGESLVVAFGDSITDGVGTTVDEERSWPARLSQRLRARGGRAVGVLNAGLSGNRLLDDGYGPNGLRRFERDVLAQRGVKAVLLLEGVNDIGRPGAASGAERITQAYEQLIQRARARGLKVYGGTLTPMQGHPYFTAANETTRQAVNQWIRTAGRFDAVIDFDAAVREPANPHSMRAALTVDGLHPNDAGHALMAEAVDLRLLE from the coding sequence ATGTCGAGTCTTCTCGGCGGGATGTTCCGCATCGGGTTCGTCATCATGGCGTGTGTCGTGTGGGCGTGTGGAGAGAAACCGTCGCTGGCTTCACCGCACTGGCTGCCCGCCTTCACCGCGCCGATGCATCCGTCCGCCTCGGCCACGATGGGAGATGCGCTCGCCGGGCCGAGCTTCCGCGACCAGACGGTGTGCATGTTCGTGCGGCCCACGCTGGCAGGTCCCCGGCTGCGGCTGGTGTTGAGCAACCAGTACGGTGCGCAGCTCCTGCAGGTCGCGGCCGTCCGCGTCGGGCTGCGAGTCCAGGGCGTCTCCATCGACCCGACGACGGACCGGCAGGTCCGCTTCGCCGGCGCGGCCTCCGTCAGCATTCCTCCCGGGAGGACCGCCACCAGCGAGCCCGTGGAGCTCGCGGTCGATGGGCTCCGGGACGTGGCGGTGTCGCTCTACTTCCTCGAGCGCTCGGGGGCCGTTTCCTGGCACCTGGAGGGCACGCGGAGCACCTATGTCTCGGCCTCCAGCAACCACACGGCGGCGGCGAGCTTCGTGCCCGCGCTCACCACGCGGAGTCTCTACTTCCTCGCCGCGCTGCACGTCGACGCCGCTCCGGGCGAGTCCCTGGTCGTGGCGTTCGGTGACTCCATCACCGATGGCGTGGGGACCACGGTGGACGAGGAGCGCTCCTGGCCGGCGCGCCTGTCACAACGCCTGAGGGCGAGGGGAGGACGCGCCGTGGGCGTGCTCAACGCGGGGCTCTCGGGCAACCGGTTGTTGGACGATGGCTATGGTCCCAACGGCCTGCGCCGCTTCGAGCGCGACGTGCTGGCCCAGCGCGGCGTGAAGGCCGTCCTCCTGTTGGAGGGAGTCAACGACATCGGTCGCCCGGGGGCGGCGTCTGGGGCCGAGCGAATCACCCAGGCCTATGAACAGCTCATCCAGCGCGCCAGGGCCCGGGGCTTGAAGGTGTATGGCGGGACGTTGACGCCGATGCAGGGCCATCCCTACTTCACCGCGGCGAACGAGACCACGCGCCAGGCGGTGAACCAGTGGATTCGCACCGCGGGCAGGTTCGACGCGGTGATTGATTTCGACGCGGCGGTGAGGGAGCCGGCGAACCCTCACTCGATGCGGGCGGCGTTGACGGTGGACGGACTGCACCCCAACGACGCGGGCCACGCGCTCATGGCGGAGGCCGTGGACCTCCGCCTGCTCGAGTGA
- a CDS encoding DUF3592 domain-containing protein, with the protein MSSRVGSTAVVLVFVLPWLAITGFADYMVGSSVGRQVQSASWPTAQGTITSSEVETARGNKSITYGLKVAYTYSVDGQQREGHKYRITTSRSGDIEEAQALVDRYPVGARVTVYHSPGPPSEAILQPGLGGGELVVLLMLLPFNLVALYLVRMVVQSFKPKPPLLSPFTREDGSECVAPDAPDTGTWVGLVMGPASLACVVLTSSLAGVYPPVLAGVAAWAVVIASGLFVGRYIHTRKKAGHYEVRLHRRERRLSLPPIQGRKARLEVRWRDVLSLRVEPQVPAKKDTHYRATLEIATADGTTRQEAVCEFTREEQAAALAQWLRQDLRVGEVSPEALRSA; encoded by the coding sequence ATGTCTTCTCGTGTGGGTTCGACGGCCGTGGTGCTCGTGTTCGTGTTGCCGTGGTTGGCCATCACCGGGTTCGCCGACTACATGGTCGGCTCCAGCGTGGGGCGCCAGGTGCAATCCGCGAGCTGGCCCACCGCCCAGGGCACCATCACCTCGAGCGAGGTGGAGACGGCGCGTGGAAACAAGAGCATCACGTACGGCCTCAAGGTGGCCTACACGTACTCCGTCGACGGACAACAGCGAGAGGGCCACAAGTACCGCATCACGACCTCGCGCTCGGGGGACATCGAGGAGGCACAGGCCCTGGTCGACCGGTACCCCGTCGGAGCTCGCGTCACCGTGTACCACTCGCCAGGTCCCCCCTCGGAGGCGATCCTCCAGCCGGGCCTCGGCGGCGGAGAGCTGGTCGTGCTCCTGATGTTGCTGCCCTTCAACCTGGTGGCGCTCTATCTGGTGAGGATGGTGGTGCAGTCCTTCAAGCCGAAGCCGCCGCTGCTGTCCCCCTTCACGAGGGAGGACGGCAGCGAGTGCGTGGCGCCCGATGCGCCCGACACGGGCACCTGGGTGGGCCTGGTCATGGGCCCCGCGTCCCTGGCGTGCGTCGTGCTCACGAGCAGCCTCGCGGGCGTCTACCCGCCCGTGCTCGCGGGCGTGGCGGCCTGGGCCGTCGTCATCGCGAGCGGGCTGTTCGTCGGGCGCTACATCCACACCCGGAAGAAGGCCGGCCACTACGAGGTGCGCCTCCACCGCCGGGAGCGGAGGCTCTCCCTGCCGCCCATCCAGGGACGCAAGGCGCGGCTCGAGGTCCGGTGGAGGGACGTGCTGTCGCTGCGTGTCGAGCCCCAGGTGCCGGCGAAGAAGGACACGCACTACCGAGCCACGCTCGAGATCGCCACCGCCGACGGCACCACGCGCCAGGAAGCCGTCTGCGAGTTCACCCGCGAGGAGCAGGCGGCGGCGCTCGCGCAGTGGCTGCGACAGGACCTCCGGGTGGGCGAGGTCTCGCCCGAGGCGCTGCGCTCGGCATGA
- a CDS encoding polysaccharide deacetylase family protein: protein MSLLTLSFDNGPDPVVTPRVLDVLASHGIPAWFFVLGKHLVTDEGRQLVVRARDEGHRVGNHSFSHATPLGEDTRPDAVEAEIGATDALLAPLVPSAKWFRPFGGGGKLGPHLLSPRAVEHLVRHQYTCALWNSVPGDWLDAKGWPEKALQDCAARPHTLMVLHDIPEASLEGLDGFLHRARAMGVRFTQECPAECLPIVDGRIVRDLTGLVADA from the coding sequence GTGAGCCTGCTCACGCTGTCGTTCGACAACGGGCCCGACCCCGTGGTGACGCCACGGGTGCTCGACGTGCTGGCGTCGCACGGCATCCCCGCGTGGTTCTTCGTGCTGGGCAAGCACCTGGTGACGGACGAGGGACGCCAGCTCGTGGTCCGCGCGCGGGATGAGGGCCACCGGGTGGGGAACCACTCCTTCTCGCACGCCACGCCGCTCGGCGAGGACACGCGTCCCGACGCGGTGGAGGCGGAGATTGGCGCCACGGATGCGCTGCTCGCGCCGCTGGTCCCCTCGGCGAAGTGGTTCCGACCTTTCGGCGGTGGCGGCAAGCTGGGCCCGCACCTGCTGAGTCCTCGCGCCGTCGAGCACCTGGTCCGACACCAGTACACGTGCGCCCTCTGGAACAGCGTTCCCGGGGACTGGCTGGATGCGAAGGGCTGGCCCGAGAAGGCGCTCCAGGACTGCGCCGCGAGGCCCCACACGCTGATGGTGTTGCATGACATCCCGGAGGCCAGCCTGGAGGGGCTCGACGGCTTCCTCCACCGGGCCCGGGCGATGGGCGTGCGGTTCACCCAGGAGTGTCCCGCGGAATGTCTGCCCATCGTCGACGGGCGAATCGTGCGAGACCTCACGGGGCTCGTCGCGGACGCCTGA
- a CDS encoding RNA polymerase sigma factor yields MSDKHQRPTPSAERSCHASREVVDLYRRYSGVAYQRALRLLRNADEARDVTQDAFVALVARWERLAPRGATASLLFEISTGLAIDRLRRRKRWEQPLEPTPEDRAAPLSWEPVARGGHERVEAARDLTLLTRGESPRTLAIATLHYVEGHTLTEVAATLSLSPRTVRRLLARFVSRARKRDLRLG; encoded by the coding sequence ATGTCCGACAAGCACCAGCGTCCGACCCCGTCGGCGGAGCGCTCCTGTCACGCGTCACGGGAGGTGGTCGACCTGTATCGCCGCTACAGCGGCGTCGCGTACCAGCGCGCCTTGAGACTCCTGCGCAACGCCGACGAGGCCCGCGACGTCACCCAGGACGCCTTCGTGGCGCTCGTGGCGAGGTGGGAGCGGCTGGCTCCGCGTGGCGCCACGGCCTCGCTGCTCTTCGAAATCTCCACGGGGCTGGCCATCGACCGGCTCCGCAGGAGGAAGCGATGGGAGCAGCCACTCGAGCCGACACCGGAGGACCGCGCCGCACCACTCTCCTGGGAGCCGGTGGCGCGCGGAGGCCACGAGCGCGTGGAGGCCGCCAGGGACCTCACCCTGCTGACGCGCGGCGAGTCCCCACGCACGCTCGCCATCGCCACCCTCCACTACGTGGAAGGACACACGTTGACCGAGGTCGCGGCGACGCTCTCGCTGTCTCCCAGGACGGTCCGGCGCCTGCTCGCGCGCTTCGTCAGCCGCGCGCGCAAGCGGGACCTCCGCCTGGGATGA
- a CDS encoding protein kinase domain-containing protein: MFQVGDISASTVPTLAELIATRIGYPAGAESLEAALTELVKVSENVSLSDLVKAVQGLHGVTALKLRKSAFFVEHQAPRQQEDLGARPEQPPPQEVSAKTSLGLPPGLTFVKIQGQGGFGMVMQARTQDGEIVIVKQLQTVEEAQHEERVMRALNHPNIPKVRSRHQAFLAMDFVVGDDLKSEIPMQPQRIYQVGLAVLETLAYMHQNNYVHGDIKPANVMLTTTGRFMLIDFGESKTIGGNHSRVEADIRMFGNLLRRLMLGNEVSDEEEWPTWVPLIQRRLIDRCRQKFGTQPDLREIVRVLTTFSVPLQVD, encoded by the coding sequence ATGTTCCAGGTCGGAGACATCAGCGCATCCACGGTGCCCACCCTCGCCGAGCTCATCGCGACGCGCATCGGCTACCCCGCCGGCGCGGAGTCGCTGGAGGCGGCGCTCACCGAGCTCGTCAAGGTCTCGGAGAACGTGAGCCTCTCGGACCTGGTCAAGGCGGTCCAGGGCCTCCACGGCGTGACGGCGCTCAAGCTCCGCAAGAGCGCCTTCTTCGTCGAGCATCAAGCGCCCCGGCAGCAGGAGGACCTGGGCGCGAGGCCGGAGCAGCCTCCTCCGCAGGAGGTCAGCGCGAAGACGAGCCTGGGCCTTCCGCCTGGGCTCACGTTCGTCAAGATCCAGGGCCAGGGCGGCTTCGGCATGGTGATGCAAGCCAGGACCCAGGACGGCGAAATCGTCATCGTGAAGCAACTCCAGACAGTCGAAGAGGCCCAGCACGAAGAGCGGGTGATGCGCGCGTTGAACCACCCGAACATCCCCAAGGTGCGCAGCCGCCATCAGGCCTTCCTGGCCATGGACTTCGTCGTCGGCGACGACCTCAAGAGCGAAATCCCCATGCAACCGCAGCGCATCTACCAGGTGGGGCTCGCGGTCCTGGAGACGCTGGCGTACATGCACCAGAACAACTACGTGCATGGGGACATCAAGCCCGCGAACGTCATGCTCACGACCACCGGGCGCTTCATGCTCATCGACTTCGGCGAGTCGAAGACCATCGGCGGCAATCACTCGCGGGTGGAGGCCGACATCCGGATGTTCGGCAACCTCTTGCGTCGACTGATGCTGGGCAACGAGGTCTCCGACGAGGAGGAGTGGCCCACCTGGGTTCCCCTCATCCAGCGCCGGTTGATCGACCGCTGTCGGCAGAAGTTCGGCACCCAGCCAGACCTGCGGGAGATTGTCCGGGTGCTCACGACGTTCAGCGTCCCGCTCCAGGTGGACTGA
- a CDS encoding alpha/beta fold hydrolase: MVRTRFVEGSGGVRLAVSESGPASGAPSILFVHGLAQGRGSWDEVLRGRLAERHHLVAIDLRGHGDSDKPEGDAPYVDGVHFAGDLAAVIQQLGLVRPVVVPWSYGGVVVGDYLRRHGDDALGGLFFVAAALKTGKPARALFGPGMMSNARGLMSEDSATYEGSARAFVEACAAGKLDASRVDASVRAMLRVPVNVRRALLSRAEDYSGELERCGRPVATIHGELDQVVLPAMSREVVLAGARSEQGTWLPGVGHVPFIEATPRFEDALESFVAQAAT; the protein is encoded by the coding sequence ATGGTACGCACGCGCTTCGTCGAGGGTTCAGGAGGGGTTCGGCTCGCGGTGAGTGAGTCGGGTCCGGCATCGGGTGCGCCGAGCATCCTCTTCGTGCACGGGCTCGCCCAGGGCCGTGGGAGCTGGGACGAGGTGCTGCGGGGTCGGCTGGCGGAGCGTCACCACCTGGTCGCCATCGACCTGCGCGGGCACGGGGACTCCGACAAGCCCGAGGGCGATGCGCCCTATGTGGACGGGGTCCACTTCGCTGGAGACCTCGCCGCGGTCATCCAGCAGCTCGGGTTGGTACGGCCCGTCGTCGTGCCCTGGTCCTATGGTGGTGTCGTCGTCGGCGACTACTTGCGGCGTCACGGCGACGACGCGCTGGGCGGTCTGTTCTTCGTGGCGGCGGCGCTCAAGACGGGCAAGCCGGCGCGCGCGCTGTTCGGTCCGGGGATGATGTCCAACGCGCGGGGACTGATGTCGGAGGACAGCGCCACCTATGAGGGCTCGGCGCGGGCCTTCGTCGAGGCGTGCGCCGCGGGCAAGCTCGACGCGTCGCGAGTCGACGCGAGCGTGCGGGCCATGCTGCGCGTGCCGGTGAATGTCCGTCGGGCGCTGCTGTCCCGCGCGGAGGATTACTCCGGGGAGCTCGAGCGCTGTGGTCGGCCGGTCGCGACGATTCATGGCGAGTTGGACCAGGTGGTGCTCCCCGCCATGAGTCGTGAGGTGGTGCTGGCGGGTGCCCGCTCGGAGCAGGGGACCTGGCTGCCCGGGGTGGGCCACGTGCCCTTCATCGAGGCTACACCCCGGTTCGAGGACGCGCTGGAGTCGTTCGTGGCTCAGGCGGCCACCTGA
- a CDS encoding fumarylacetoacetate hydrolase family protein produces the protein MRIASILVKGEPALGVRTPRGMLNVTALDAGVGTSLRGLLERGPDVLADLARHIAGRSGAPVLSDEEFSYRPLVPEPSKFLCLGLNYVAHAAEATYEAPKYPVVFSRVASGLLGHGEPMVVPTCSSQLDYEAELAVVVGRPGRHIPKERALEWVAGYTLFNDGSIRDYQKRTHQWTVGKNFDATGPLGPELVTPDELPAGARGLRIQMRVGGEVLQDASTSDMIFDVATVLADLSVAMTLQPGDVIAMGTPSGVGAARNPPRFLREGDVCEVIVEGVGVLKNPVVRAS, from the coding sequence ATGCGGATTGCATCGATTCTGGTGAAGGGGGAGCCCGCGCTGGGTGTGCGCACGCCCCGGGGAATGCTCAACGTGACGGCGCTCGACGCGGGCGTCGGCACCTCGCTGCGAGGGCTGCTCGAGCGGGGGCCGGACGTGCTGGCGGACCTGGCCCGGCACATCGCGGGGAGGTCGGGAGCACCGGTGCTCTCCGACGAGGAGTTCAGCTATCGGCCGCTCGTCCCGGAGCCGAGCAAGTTCCTGTGCCTGGGGCTCAACTACGTCGCGCACGCGGCGGAGGCCACCTACGAGGCCCCGAAGTACCCGGTGGTCTTCTCCCGCGTGGCCTCGGGTCTGCTGGGCCACGGTGAGCCGATGGTGGTGCCCACCTGTTCGAGTCAGCTCGACTACGAGGCGGAGCTGGCGGTGGTGGTGGGGCGCCCGGGTCGGCACATCCCCAAGGAGCGCGCGCTGGAGTGGGTCGCGGGCTACACGCTCTTCAACGACGGCTCGATTCGCGACTACCAGAAGCGCACCCACCAGTGGACGGTGGGCAAGAACTTCGACGCCACCGGCCCGCTGGGCCCCGAGCTCGTCACCCCCGACGAGCTCCCCGCGGGCGCGCGCGGCCTGCGCATCCAGATGCGCGTCGGCGGCGAGGTCCTCCAGGACGCGAGCACGTCGGACATGATCTTCGACGTCGCCACGGTCCTCGCGGACCTCTCCGTGGCCATGACGCTCCAGCCCGGCGACGTCATCGCCATGGGCACGCCGAGCGGAGTGGGCGCCGCGCGCAACCCCCCGCGCTTCCTTCGCGAGGGCGATGTGTGCGAGGTCATCGTCGAAGGCGTGGGCGTGCTCAAGAACCCCGTCGTCCGCGCGTCGTGA
- a CDS encoding VWA domain-containing protein, translating to MNRSLKHGLKCIFLMPLLAACGPDAALEQSSMPESTPSEVVTALVSTREDAKESSPGDRPRVPTRLVLARDAISPKAGDAHLGPNRYGLILIDRSGSMNTVRTSTGNTRCYDSVKQAGVELNNLFDPSGADRTHVAVWTFTGTEVTKLTTAPVGKVEAQAAIDTLIGKTCSGDTPLAESMCFAIDYLSALDPGFTTYLYIGTDGYENSSDGACAGPSGSTADLASWHGKVFKKANDSLVKTSTSFWVSNTDLELAPGQPQGLARTCSASDPKVCDEQLFNKLATSSGGEYRRAVDTNTSYPCASAASCPIPLSVPRGNVLPFSVSNTSNATINTANQGIHLLAGETLTVGTCGVTGASATGDTALKLFGPTGSVVAQNDDSCGLLSQVTYTASVTGTYQVRVGCFANNPCNGQVAYTITGGFPFRAANTNNGTVNTYNSPVHVRPGQRLQLGTCNVAGASAVGDTIIRLFSPVAPRQQLVINDDACPGGLSYFSYVVPSTVAGTAEVRVGCFSTTACSGNVSYRIVDDLTGGP from the coding sequence GTGAACCGCTCACTGAAGCACGGGCTGAAGTGTATCTTCCTCATGCCGCTGCTCGCCGCATGCGGACCCGACGCAGCGCTGGAACAGTCCTCCATGCCGGAGTCGACCCCGTCAGAGGTCGTGACCGCCCTCGTCTCCACCCGCGAGGACGCCAAGGAGTCCTCCCCAGGAGACCGCCCCCGCGTCCCCACGCGGCTCGTGCTGGCCCGCGACGCAATCTCCCCCAAGGCCGGGGATGCGCACCTGGGGCCCAACCGCTATGGCCTCATCCTCATCGACCGCTCCGGCTCCATGAACACGGTGCGGACCAGCACCGGCAACACCCGCTGCTATGACTCCGTGAAGCAGGCGGGCGTCGAGCTCAACAACCTCTTCGACCCGAGCGGGGCGGACCGCACGCACGTCGCGGTCTGGACCTTCACGGGCACGGAGGTCACCAAGCTCACCACCGCGCCGGTCGGCAAGGTCGAGGCCCAGGCCGCCATCGACACCCTCATTGGAAAGACGTGCTCGGGCGACACCCCGCTCGCCGAGTCGATGTGCTTCGCCATCGACTACCTGTCCGCCCTGGACCCGGGCTTCACGACGTACCTCTACATCGGCACGGACGGCTACGAGAACTCGAGCGACGGTGCGTGCGCGGGCCCCAGCGGGAGCACGGCGGACCTGGCGAGCTGGCATGGCAAGGTCTTCAAGAAGGCCAATGACAGCCTCGTGAAGACGAGCACGTCCTTCTGGGTCTCCAACACGGACCTGGAGCTGGCGCCCGGCCAGCCGCAGGGGCTCGCCCGGACCTGCAGCGCGTCGGACCCGAAGGTCTGTGACGAGCAGCTCTTCAACAAGCTGGCGACCAGCTCCGGCGGTGAGTATCGCCGCGCGGTGGACACGAACACGTCCTACCCCTGCGCCAGCGCCGCCAGCTGTCCCATCCCCCTCTCCGTGCCGCGCGGCAACGTGCTGCCGTTCAGCGTGAGCAACACCAGCAACGCCACCATCAACACGGCGAACCAGGGCATCCACCTGCTCGCCGGTGAGACGCTCACGGTGGGGACCTGCGGCGTGACGGGCGCCTCGGCGACGGGCGACACCGCCCTGAAGCTCTTCGGCCCCACGGGGTCCGTGGTCGCGCAGAACGACGACAGCTGCGGCCTGCTCTCCCAGGTGACGTACACGGCCAGCGTCACCGGCACCTACCAGGTCCGTGTCGGCTGCTTCGCCAACAACCCCTGCAACGGGCAGGTGGCCTACACCATCACCGGCGGCTTCCCCTTCAGGGCCGCCAACACCAATAACGGCACCGTCAACACCTACAACAGCCCGGTCCATGTGCGGCCCGGCCAGCGCCTGCAGTTGGGGACCTGCAACGTGGCGGGCGCCTCGGCCGTCGGTGACACCATCATCCGGCTCTTCAGCCCGGTGGCGCCTCGCCAGCAGCTCGTCATCAACGACGACGCGTGCCCGGGCGGCCTCTCGTACTTCTCCTACGTCGTGCCCTCGACGGTGGCGGGCACGGCGGAGGTCCGCGTCGGCTGCTTCTCCACCACCGCCTGCAGCGGGAACGTGAGCTACCGCATCGTCGATGACCTGACCGGCGGGCCGTGA
- a CDS encoding VOC family protein produces the protein MSTQAKLPSRLHHTAYVTKDLEATRRFYEDLIGLPLVATWCESDELFGAVRTYCHTFFELADGSALAFFQFEKPEDQQLFGPEIPSSPFHHIALNVDVETQQGIEQRLRAAGYSEPDTYVLEHGYCRSLYVKDPNGMIVEFTHDSPQAITSDLLQARREKAHQELKRWLSGDRTSNNVFR, from the coding sequence ATGTCCACGCAAGCAAAGCTGCCGAGCCGACTGCACCACACGGCGTATGTGACCAAGGACCTCGAGGCGACGCGGAGGTTCTACGAGGACCTGATTGGACTTCCGCTGGTGGCGACCTGGTGCGAGTCCGACGAGCTGTTCGGCGCGGTGCGCACCTACTGTCACACCTTCTTCGAGCTCGCGGACGGCAGCGCGCTCGCGTTCTTCCAGTTCGAGAAGCCCGAGGACCAGCAGCTCTTCGGTCCGGAGATTCCGTCCTCGCCGTTCCACCACATCGCGCTGAACGTCGACGTGGAGACGCAGCAGGGCATCGAGCAGCGCCTGCGCGCCGCGGGCTACTCGGAGCCGGACACGTACGTGCTCGAGCACGGCTACTGCCGCTCGCTCTATGTGAAGGACCCGAACGGGATGATCGTCGAGTTCACCCACGACAGCCCCCAGGCCATCACCTCGGACCTGCTCCAGGCGCGGCGCGAGAAGGCCCACCAGGAGCTCAAGCGCTGGCTGTCCGGGGACCGCACGTCCAACAACGTGTTCCGGTGA
- a CDS encoding alpha/beta hydrolase, with protein sequence MRAAPSRGVWHRSRATAWWRHFTLPGAWVALVFACLSFTPSLLPRSGPFQGLVSGISAVIGYGLGVAGAWLWREFANRPARTPSPRAWRGYFGVAAVALAASLVLGWHWQASIRERMGMPHPGRAGYLFAPFIAAILFLLLIGAGRGLRALSHRLNARLSRHIGPRAARATSGLAVATLTFLLLSGVLWDGLISLADRTLALQDTTTAEGVHPPHGPLRSGSPDSLVPWETLGREGRNFVARGPSVEELSAFHGATAEAPIRVYAGYASAPDAERRAELAVRDLERAGGFEREYLLVVTTTGSGWVVPESVDAFEFLTGGDSAIVSMQYSHLWSWLSVLVDQQRAREAGRALFDAVYERWARLPEDRRPKLFVFGESLGSYGGETAFSGERDLANRTHGALFVGPPQFNTLYREFTDQRDAGSPEVEPVYRSGRIVRFSRRPGEEIPPASAPWGDSRVLYLLHPSDPITWWSPQLLLRRPDWLREPRGDDVVDAVVWLPFVTFWQVTADLPLGMAVPPGYGHVYTGEHVDGWLALLRPEGWTAEQTARLRKHLQPPP encoded by the coding sequence GTGCGAGCCGCACCCTCGCGCGGGGTGTGGCACCGGAGTCGAGCCACGGCCTGGTGGCGCCACTTCACGCTGCCTGGCGCGTGGGTCGCGCTGGTGTTCGCGTGTCTGTCATTCACCCCCTCGCTCCTGCCTCGCAGCGGCCCCTTCCAGGGGCTCGTCAGTGGCATCAGCGCGGTCATCGGCTACGGGCTCGGGGTGGCGGGTGCCTGGCTCTGGCGCGAGTTCGCCAACCGACCTGCGCGCACGCCCAGCCCCCGGGCCTGGCGAGGGTACTTCGGGGTGGCGGCCGTGGCCCTGGCCGCATCCCTGGTGCTGGGCTGGCATTGGCAGGCGAGCATCCGGGAGCGGATGGGGATGCCCCACCCGGGCCGCGCGGGATACCTGTTCGCGCCCTTCATCGCCGCGATCCTCTTCCTCCTGCTCATCGGCGCGGGCCGCGGGTTGCGCGCGCTCTCCCATCGACTGAACGCGCGCCTGTCGCGCCACATCGGCCCACGCGCGGCCCGGGCGACGAGCGGGCTCGCGGTGGCGACGCTCACCTTCCTGCTCCTCAGCGGCGTGCTGTGGGACGGGCTCATCTCCCTGGCGGACCGCACCCTGGCCCTCCAGGACACGACGACCGCCGAGGGCGTGCACCCGCCCCACGGCCCGCTGCGCTCCGGGAGCCCGGACTCCCTCGTGCCTTGGGAGACGCTGGGCCGGGAGGGCCGCAACTTCGTGGCCCGGGGTCCGTCGGTGGAAGAGCTGTCCGCGTTCCATGGCGCCACCGCGGAGGCGCCCATCCGGGTGTATGCCGGCTACGCGTCCGCCCCGGATGCGGAGCGCCGCGCCGAGCTCGCGGTCCGTGACTTGGAGCGGGCGGGGGGCTTCGAGCGCGAATACCTGCTGGTGGTGACCACCACCGGCAGCGGCTGGGTGGTGCCCGAGTCCGTCGATGCCTTCGAGTTCCTCACAGGCGGCGACTCCGCCATCGTCTCCATGCAGTACTCGCATCTGTGGTCCTGGCTCTCCGTCCTGGTGGACCAGCAGCGGGCGCGCGAGGCGGGACGGGCCCTCTTCGACGCCGTCTACGAGCGCTGGGCGCGACTCCCCGAGGACCGCCGTCCCAAGCTGTTCGTGTTCGGGGAGAGCCTGGGCTCGTACGGCGGGGAGACGGCCTTCAGCGGCGAGCGGGACCTGGCCAATCGCACACACGGCGCGCTCTTCGTGGGTCCGCCCCAGTTCAATACCCTGTATCGCGAGTTCACCGACCAGCGCGACGCCGGCAGCCCCGAGGTGGAGCCTGTCTATCGGAGCGGCCGCATCGTCCGCTTCAGCCGTCGCCCGGGCGAGGAGATTCCCCCCGCCTCCGCGCCGTGGGGAGACTCCCGGGTGCTCTATCTGCTGCACCCCTCGGACCCCATCACCTGGTGGAGCCCCCAGCTACTCCTGCGACGGCCGGACTGGCTGCGCGAGCCGCGCGGGGACGACGTCGTGGACGCGGTGGTGTGGCTGCCCTTCGTGACGTTCTGGCAGGTGACGGCCGACCTGCCGCTGGGGATGGCCGTGCCGCCCGGTTACGGACACGTCTACACGGGCGAGCACGTCGACGGATGGCTCGCGTTGCTCCGCCCCGAGGGCTGGACCGCGGAGCAGACCGCGCGCTTGCGCAAGCACCTCCAACCACCGCCCTGA
- a CDS encoding GntR family transcriptional regulator → MAAPSRIRVPVSEPTLASTVVDRLRADILQGGLAPGEKLRLEHLAPRYGVGRTPLREACCRLASEGLVTIEDQRGFRVAPISRADLLDLTRTRQQIETLALRGAIAQGDITWEGEVTAALHRLQRRAPASGSGVLDDTWEAEHARFHATLLSACQSPWLLKFHAMLFDQTERYRRLSLAHGKAGRNVEDEHAALVKATLDRDAERACALLTEHIAKTTERVLASHPGLRAVSVPAPKALPTKTRRPRARD, encoded by the coding sequence ATGGCTGCCCCGTCCCGCATCCGGGTTCCCGTATCGGAACCCACGCTCGCATCGACCGTGGTGGACCGCTTGCGAGCGGACATCCTGCAAGGTGGCCTCGCGCCGGGAGAGAAGCTGCGGCTCGAGCACCTGGCGCCGCGCTATGGCGTGGGGCGCACGCCGCTGCGCGAGGCGTGTTGCCGTCTGGCCTCGGAGGGGTTGGTCACCATCGAGGACCAGCGTGGCTTCCGGGTGGCGCCCATCTCCCGGGCGGACCTGTTGGATTTGACGCGGACGCGGCAGCAGATCGAGACGCTCGCGCTGCGTGGGGCCATCGCCCAGGGGGACATCACCTGGGAGGGAGAGGTGACGGCGGCGCTGCACCGGCTGCAGCGCCGGGCTCCGGCGTCCGGCAGCGGCGTGCTGGATGACACCTGGGAGGCAGAGCACGCGCGGTTCCACGCGACGCTGCTGAGCGCCTGCCAGTCGCCGTGGCTGCTCAAGTTCCACGCGATGCTGTTCGACCAGACGGAGCGCTACCGGCGCCTCTCCCTTGCCCATGGCAAGGCCGGACGCAACGTGGAGGACGAGCACGCGGCCCTGGTGAAGGCCACGCTGGACCGGGACGCGGAGCGCGCCTGCGCGCTGCTGACGGAGCACATCGCCAAGACGACCGAGCGGGTGCTCGCGAGCCACCCCGGGCTGCGCGCGGTGTCCGTCCCCGCTCCGAAGGCTTTGCCGACAAAAACCCGGCGACCGCGCGCGAGGGATTGA